The DNA region GTAACAAGGCCCCATCTCGCCTTCCTCCGTGGGGTGGTGGAAGACCGCCACCTGGCCGTCAAACTGGTAGATGGCCCCGAACACCAAGGGCTTGTTGAGGAGGACGGCGGCGTCGTTCACCAGGTAGCGGGTGGGGAAGTTGTCCGAAGCGTCCACCAGGACCTCGTACCCTTTCAGGATCTCCAAGGCGTTTTCCGAGGTGAGGCGGACGGGGTAGGCGTCAACCCGTACCAAGGGGTTTAGGGCCTGCAGGCGCTCCTTGGCCGCCAAGGCCTTGGACTTGCCCACGTCCTCCGTGGCGTAGAGCACCTGGCGGTGGAGGTTGGAAAGCTCCACCCGGTCCATCTCCACAATCCCCACCCGC from Thermus hydrothermalis includes:
- a CDS encoding ThiF family adenylyltransferase gives rise to the protein RVGIVEMDRVELSNLHRQVLYATEDVGKSKALAAKERLQALNPLVRVDAYPVRLTSENALEILKGYEVLVDASDNFPTRYLVNDAAVLLNKPLVFGAIYQFDGQVAVFHHPTEEGEMGPCYRCLFPKPPPPGSVPSCAEAGVFGVLPGVVGALMGAEVLKVLLGLGKPLAGHLLLYDALEAGFRKLKVRRNPACPVCGDNPTQRELIDYEAFCGL